The Gracilimonas sediminicola sequence CGATTCCGTTCATAAAGCGTGCGATATTCGGTGAAAGCGCGGCTCCCCCCACATTAAGCCCCACCAGGTTTCCACCAAACATTTCCCGGATTTTAGCATACACCAGCTTGTCGGCAATTTTCCATTTCCAGGAAGCCGGCGGATCTTCCGGATCATATTCTTCAGCTAAATTAACCGCCCAATAGTACAGCTGTTTCTTCAACCCGCTAAATTCCTGACCCTTTACTTTTATGCCGGTTACAATCTTCTCCAAAAGCCGTGGGACGGTAACCATATAGATTGGCTTCACGGTTTGAAAATCATCCCGTATCTCCTCCACCTCATCGATGTAATAAGGAGGAACCCCCACATAGGCATAGATATAAGATGCCGTTCGTTCAAACATATGCGCCAGCGGCAGGTAGGAAAGCACCTTTGGTTCATCGTGCTCTTTAGGGTCGAAAGGAAAAATTTCGTGCGAGGCCAGGGCGTTCCCGGCAATATTGTTGTGGGTCAGCATCACTCCTTTCGGTACACCGGTGGTCCCTGATGTATAGATCAGTGTGGCAAGGTCATCGGGTTGCACATCACTGCGAAGCTTATCAAACAAATTCGGATCTTCCTCCCCCTTCTTATGCCCTATTTCCAGGATATCATCAAAAGTCTTGAGCTTGTTATGGTTTGAACCGAGAATGGAAATGATCGCCTTTACGTTTTCGACACCCTTAATCAGCGGCTTGGTTTCCGCAAACACTTCATCGTTAGATACAAAATGAACCTTAGCCTCCGAATTCTCCAGGATGTACTTGATCTGCTCGCCGGGCTGAGTGGTATAAATAGGCACTACAACCGCGCCCAAGGATAAAATGGCCTGGTCTATTACCAACCACTCGGTACTGTTTTCAGCATGCAGAGAAACCTTATCTCCTTTCCGAACGCCCAGCTCATACAAGCCCATAGCCAGGTCGTGTACCATTTGGTTAAAATCATCGATGGTTGTTTCAATCCATTTTCCATCCCGCTTTACAGCCGAATATATCCCTGTTTCATTTTTTTCAATTCCTTCAGAGACGACAGACAAAATCGTGGTAGGTTCGTATTTCATATTATTTTCCTATCATGTTTGCGTGTATTTTCTAATATACACTTTCACTATTCATTTGAAAGCGGTTCCACTCTTTATTTTAATAACTTAACACTGTTAATCAAATTCAAATTTCATGTTCATCCAAGAGGATCTAAAAAAGAAAGCCGAAATTTATTTCAACTTTTCCCATAAGCATATGGGGCATGCTTTGGGGATGGAGTTTGAGCACGTGGCCAAAGACAAAATGGTAGCCACCATGCCGGTAAATGAAAATTCGGTGCAACCATTCGGGGTATTACATGGTGGAGCTTCTGTTGCCCTCGCCGAAACGTTGTGTTCGGTAGGCGGCTGGTTTCAATTGGAAGATTCCAGCCAAACAGTGGTAGGGGTGGAGATAAACGCCAATCATATCCGGTCCGTGAAGATGGGAGGCAAAGTAACAGGAACTGCAAAGCCTGTTCATATTGGTAGAAAAATTCAGGTCTGGGAATGTGAGCTACGGGATGAACGGGAAAAGCTGGTGTGTTCTTCGCGCTGTACCCTGGCTGTGATTAATCGACCTGATAGTTGATATTTCAGTGGTTCGTAAATTCGTTATTCGCAAATCTTTAATCGGGTTATCGCAATTCTGCTAATTTGATTGGTGATGGATTGAGCTACCGGTTTTCGATGAACTATTTATTTTTCACCCTGAGCAAATATCACCATTGGTAACTTAACTCCCCTTCAATCCACTGCCATATCTTTGCTATCTTCCGACTCAATGAATGAATCGTTTAAAACTTTCATCTTAGAATGCACCGGTGCTACCTCCATCAGCGATGAGGTAGTTATACAGGAGCTTTGGAGTGGTTACGGAAAGATCCTCCGCATACATCTCGAAGGAGCGCAGGTTTCCAGTGTGGTGGTAAAGCACGTTCAAACGGAAAAGTCCCAACAGCATCCCCGGGGTTGGAACACCGATATCGGCCATCAGCGCAAGCTCAAGTCTTATGAAGTGGAAACCACCTGGTACGAGCAGTACAGTCATCAATCCAAAGCCCGGCTACCCCGCTGTTTGGCCATTAATCATAAGGAGCATGAAGTACTTATGGTCCTGGAAGACCTCAATGCCTCCGGTTACCCGCTCCGAAAAACGTCGGTAAGCTGGCAAGAAATCACCCCAATTCTAAAATGGCTGGCGGATTTTCATGGCAGTTTCTTGGGTATGGTCCCGGAGGGATTATGGGATCAGGGCACCTACTGGCATTTAGAAACTCGCCCTCAGGAACTTGAGGCATTAAGCGACGAGCGCCTGAAAAAGGCCGCCTCCATTATTGATCAAAAACTGAAAGCCTGCAGGTTTAAGACTTTTGTGCACGGAGACGCAAAGCTGGCAAATTTTTGTTTTTCGGAGCGGGGAGAAGTTGCAGCCGTAGACTTTCAGTATGTGGGAGGAGGCTGTGGCATGAAAGATCTGGCCTATTTTATCGGAAGCTGCCTGGATGAGGAAGACTGTGAAGCCCTCGAGGAACAGATTCTGGACACCTATTTCAGCTATTTACAACAGTCAACGGGCGAGCAAAACCCAGACCTTGAAAAGGAATGGCGGCCTTTATACCGGGTAGCCTGGGCAGATTTCCACCGTTTTCTGAAGGGATGGAGCCCGGAGCACTGGAAAATCAACAGCTATAGTGAGCGTGTAACCAACGAAGTGATAAACACCCTATTGGATGAACCTGTTACCTCTTAAAGAAACTGCTATGGAAGCCGCATTAGCTGCCGGCCGCATCATAAAATCTTATTTGGATACTACCATTGATGTGAAGGTAAAGCCTGATGGCGGAAGTAATTATGCCTCTCAAATCGTCACTAAAGTGGACAAGGAATGTGAAGATGAGATTCTTTCATACTTGCTTCCCACTTGTGAAGAACATGATATAGCCCTGCTAACAGAAGAAACCGAAGACGATGGCAGCCGGTTTGAAAAAGATTATTTCTGGTGTGTTGACCCCATCGACGGCACCCTGGCCTTAAGCCGTAAAATACCAGATTTCTCGGTATCTATAGCCCTTGTTTCCCGGGGTGGAACACCTGTCATCGGTGTCATTTACGACCCCAGCACTGAAACCATGTATCATGCTGCCAAAGGCCACAGGGTTTTTAAAAATGATAAACTCTGGAAACGGCCCAAACCAAATAATTACCTGACCCATATTACCGACAAACCGTTGACCAAGACTCCCCGGCCGGATGAGCTGATGAGGCATCTTTATCATAAAGTGGGTGAACTAAATTTATCAGGCTTAAAAGTAATTCAGGGCGGCGGCTCGGTTCTGAACGCCATCAAAGTAGTACAACATACTCCCGCCAATATGATTAAGCACCCCAAGAAAGAAATTGGCGGAGGCAGTCTTTGGGATTTCGCGGCCACTGCCTGCATATTTCACGAACTTGGATTCCGAGCCACAAACTTTAATGGCGACCCGCTGGACCTGAACAGAAAAGACAGCACCTTTATGCACCATGAGGGAATTTATTATGAATGCGTAGAGTATTTAGCCGGGTTGTAAATGTTTCGGTGATTCGTAAATTCGTTATTCGTAAATTCGTTATTCGTTATTCGTTATTCGTTATTCGGAAATCGTTAATCGGTTAATCGCTGTTCGCATTGATTTGCGATGGACGATTTTGCTGTTATAATCCTTGCGCTCGTAACGAAGATTCGTTATTCGCTGTTCTCCCACTTTCAAAAGAAAGTCACATTAGCTATTATCGGGCATGGAAAATAAACCGACCTCAGAACCCAAGTGGCTCAAAGACTACACCATCGTACTGGTATTGGGCGTTGCCTACATCTTGTTATTTCTGATCTTCACCACAACCTTCAATCTGCCCTGATTTATGAGCTGGATTGACTGGTCGGTTTTAATCGCTTTTCTTGGATATACCGTTTGGGATGGAACCCGTCAGGGTAAAGACGCCTCTACCATTGAAGGCTACCTGCTTGCCAACCGCTCGATGCCCTGGTGGGCGGCCGGACTTTCGGTCATGGCAACCCAGGCCTCGGCCATCACCTTTATCGGAACAACCGGAATTGCCTATGTAGAAGACATGCGCTTTGTGCAAACCTACCTGGCTATTCCATTTGCCATGATTTTCATCTGCATGTTTCTGGTTCCTTTCTTCAACAAAATGCAGAATTTTACGGCTTATGAAGTGCTTGAAGAACGATTTGGGTTGAAAACAAGGCTAACTACAGCCGGACTTTTTCTGATCTCCCGAGGCCTGGCACTGGGCGTTGTGATTGCGGCTCCTTCTTATGTTTTATCATTGCTGCTGGGGCTTCCTCTGAATGTCACCATCATAATTATTGGAGTAATCGCTACGGCATATACTACAGTTGGGGGAATTGCCGGCGTTATCAATACCGATGTGAAACAAATGGCCATTATGATGTTCGGGCTCATTTTTTCTTTTGGGTTGATTTGGGTCAACCTCCCGGAAGAAGTCAATTTTAATGATGCTCTGTATCTTGCCGGAAGCCTGGATAAGCTGACCGCCCTCGATCTGAATTTTGACCTTTCTGAGAAGTACAATGTATGGAGCGGAGTTATTGCCGCTTTCTTTCTGATGGCCTCCTATTTCGGGACCGACCAAACGCAGGTTCAGCGTTACCTCACAACCGATTCGGTCAAAAATGCACGAAAATCATTACTTCTAACAGCTTATGCTAAAGTCCCCATGCAGTTCTTTATCCTGCTTCTTGGGGTGATGCTGTACGTATTTTTCATTTTTAACCCTGCACCTGCTTCTTTCCGTGCTACCGAACCGGTGGCCGAAACGCAGGAATACCAACTGGCGGAAGAACGAATCCTGAAAGAGTATCAGCTGGCTCATATTGCCCGGGAAGGTGCGGCCCTCGAAGCTGTCCAAAACCGAAATCCGGGAACCCAGCAAGCGTTTGTCAATGCCGACAAAGAGATGAATGAAGCTCGTCAGGCTGACCTGGCACTGCAGGCCGAAATCCAACAAGCGGACGTTAACGACACCAACTACATCTTCCCCTATTTTATCCTGAACCATGTGCCCATCGGAATTATCGGGTTGATCGTGGGCGGGATTTTTGCGGCAGCCCTCAGTAGTATCGACAGTGAACTGAATGCTTTAACCACGGTTTCTATTGTCGATTGGTATCAGCGCCTGAAAGGAGACGTTCATACCGAAGCACACTATGTTAAATCATCAAGAGGTGTAACCTTTATGTGGGGAGCCATTGCTACCGTCTCTGCCCTCTTACTTGGGGAAACGAAATCGATTATTGAATTGGTAAACCAGATCGGCAGCTATTTTTATGGTTCTATTCTCGGCGTATTTGTGCTCCTCCTTTGGGTGAAACGAGCCACAGGAACGGGTGCTTTGGTGGGGCTGATTTCCGGAATGCTCTCCGTTTTTGCCTTCGACCGGCTTTTCTATAATGCCACAACCGCTGATTATTCCTTCATCTTTCCCTGGAACGAGGTGCCTGATGGATATGCCAAAGCCATCGAATTTCTGTGGCTGAATCCGGTTGGGACTGCGGTTGTTGTACTTGTTGGGTTTTTAGTGAGCATTGCTTTTAAGAATAGATAAACTTATTTCTGCTCAAAGTTTTCTCTTCATTTTAGTATCATTCCGGCAACATATCAATTCAAGCTGCTTGTCTATGAATCCTGAGGTTGACTGGTTTTTTGAGAAAGACACTCAATGGAAACAAGAATATGAAAGACTCAGAATGCTCATCCTGGAATGTGGACTCACGGAGGAATTGAAATGGGGTTGTCCCTGCTACACGGTTAACAAAAATAATGTAGTACTCATCCATGGGTTTAAAGATTACTGTGCTCTTCTGTTTCACAAGGGAGTGTTGCTGAAAGACCCTGAGGACATTCTGATCCAGCAAACAAAGAATGTCCAGTCAGCCCGCCAGCTTCGATTCACCAATGTTGAAGAAATTATAGACACGGAACACATCATTCAGGCGTATGTCAATGAAGCAGTTGAGGTGGAGAAATCAGGAAAAGAAGTAAAAATGAAGAAGACTTCAGAGTTTGATGTGCCTGAAGAATTTCAATCTAAACTTGATGAAGACCCCGCTTTGGAAAAGGCTTTTGAATCATTAACTCCGGGACGTCAGCGCGGATACCTACTTCACTTTTCAGGGGCTAAACAATCCAAGACACGTAAACGAAGAGTAGAAAAAGCCATTCCGGACATTCTGGAGGGAAAAGGATTACATGACTAAAGAAAAATGAACCCAGAAGTTGATCAATATCTCGATATCGGTTGCGGGCGCTGTCCGCTGGGCGGCACCCCCGATTGCAAGGTACAAGACTGGCAGGAGGAACTGAAACAGCTACGGCTCATCATCCTTGAATCGGGGCTTACAGAAGAAGTGAAATGGAGTGTGCCCTGCTACACTTTTGAAGGCAGCAACGTACTTATCCTCAGCGCCTTCAAAAACTATTGCTCGGTCAGCTTTTTTAAAGGATCTCTGCTCCAGGATCAAAACAAAATTCTTGTTAAACCCGGGAAAAATTCACAGGCAGCCCGCCTATTTAAGTTCACGAATGTTGAACAAATCAATGAATCTGAGAACACTATAAAAGAATATATCCGGGAAGCTATTGAGATTGAGAATTCCGGAAAGAAGGTGAAATTCAAAAAGAACCCGGAACCCATTCCTGAAGAGCTACAGGCAAAATTCGATGAAGACCCTATACTAAAAGAGTCTTTTGAAGCACTAACACCCGGCAGGCAACGCGGCTACATCATTCACTTCTCCGGAGCTAAGCAGTCTTCAACCCGGCAACGAAGAATTGAGAAATACATTCCAAAAATCATGGAAGGGAAAGGATTTCATGATTGATGATTAATCATTGTCAGATTCACGGATATCTGCTTCATCCCCAAACTTAGATCCTACCGGTGGGCGATAAGTTTGAAATGGAATCTTAAGCAGATTGCCCAGATTATCATTCTCGGCCGGGTCCATATGTGTATCGATGCCATACTTGAGTTCAGTCATCTCATCTACCTGGGCAAAAGTTCCAAACATTCGGTCCCAAACGGCAAAGATATTCCCATAGTTAGTATCGGTTAACGGCTGCGTATAATGGTGGTGAACTTTATGCATCAACGGTGTGATAAATACCCATGATAAAGCCCGGTCTATCTTTCTTGGCATGTTGATGTTCGCATGGGTCAGGTGCGCGAATAATGCCGATATACTTTGATAAAGGAAGACAATCCAGATTGGTGCACCTACAACTATCACCCCAATAATGGTAAAAACCATTCGGAAAACAGCTTCGCCGGGGTGGTGACGGAGCCCGGTGGTTACATCTACAGTAGTATCACTGTGGTGAACGAGATGAAATTTCCACATGAACACAACTTTATGTTCTATCCAGTGAATCAGGTAAGCACCGAAGAAATCGAGCAGCATTACTCCAACTATGGCCTGAGCCCACACCGGCATTTCAACCCATTGAAGAACGCCGAATTCGTTAGTCGTCACATAATTGGATGACCAAACCAAAAGACCGGCAAAACCCAGACCTATCACCACAAAAAAACCATTTAGCACCAGATTGATAGCTGCATGGCGTACTTTTTTATATCCAAACTCGAAGAGCGGAAAAACACCTTCAATAATCCAGAACAGAAAAATCCCGCCCACCAACATGCCCGCCCGGAAAACCGTGGGGACATCTTCAAAAAATTCAATTAATGATTCCATAGAAACAGAGTGTTAATTAGCCACCTGCTAAAGATGCTAAAACAGTGATTGATCTTCAAAATCAAAACATAAAAAAAAGCCCCCACTCAAAGTTATGAGCGGGGGCTAAAAAATTACTTAGCTGGTTTAGAAATTAATCGTCACCATCTAAAATGTCTTCAACTCTCATTTGCGCGTCCTCAAGATGCACACGGGTTGATCGGTCAAATCCACCACTTCTGAGCGCACGAGCGATATCGCGGTTCAGGATAGTAAGCTGATTTCGAACGATTGGTCGGATATCAGACTGACTTACATCAACCTGGGTCCAGCCAAGAAATTGTCTCCACTGAGCAGGAATACTTGGAAGCTCATTGTTCATCAATGATTCCATCTGTTCGATGTATGCACGCTGCAGGTTTCTGCGATGCACGTCAATATTCTCGTTTGCACGCACTTCAGTGAAGATACCATTTCGCAGGTCATCCATCATTTCAAAAGCGGTGTAAACATCACCGGAAGCTCGTCGCTCAAATTCAATCAGGCGAGCAATACGTTGAGCATCTGCTACACTACCAAGTACATTCTCCTGGTAGTTTCTGAAGTTATCAATTGCAGATGACTGGTTCACGCGGCTCAGGATTTCATCACTGAATGCCCAGGTTGGTGAACTGAATGCATGCTGCTGCAGAAACTCCATGGCATCACGTTGTGTAGCTTCGGGTACCGGCTCGTAAACTGCACCGTCCTGCTCATAGGTTTTATGATTCTCATACACACCGCCAATATTGCTGAGTGCATGGCCCATGTAGCGGTACCACTGGCTGAGGACATTGCCGTACAGTTCTTCCAGCTCTTCGAAGTTAGCTCCATCTCTCTCTGTCCAGTCAATCAGGTTTTCAGTAATAACCTGAAGGTTGGCAAGACCAAGTTCACCGGCTTCCATAGCATTGTTGGTGAGGTCTTCATTCTGAGAACGAGGATCAATTTTACTTCCTGTCTGACGACCATAGAAATAAACCGGATCATCAGCTCTTTCGATAGTCCACTCATTCAGAGTAGCTTCGATTTCTTCGTCACTCATGTCATCCGGGAACCAGGTATATCCCCATTTGGTCACCCATTTGTCATATTCACCAACAGCAGGATAGAAATTTGTAACTCCGTCACCGGGCTGAGCCACATAGTTGAAACGGGCATAATCCATAATGGAAGGTGCGGTTCCGTGGTTTGAGGTAAACTCAGGATCGCGAAGCTGATCTACCGTGTAGGCATAACTTGAACCCCAGTTGTGAGGGAAACCAAGTGTGTGACCTACTTCGTGAGCAGATACAAATCGAATCAGTTCACCCATAATTTCATCATCAAATTCCACACCTCGGGCATCCGGGTTAGCTGCGGCCGTTTGAATGAAGAACCAGTTGCGAAGCAGGTTCATCACGTTGTGGTACCAGCCAATGTCACTTTCCAGTATCTGTCCGCTTCTTGGGTCATGTACATGCGGACCGTAGGCATTTTGCACCGGAGATGCGAAGTACCGGATTACAGAATAGCGCACATCTTCCGGGCTGAACTCAGGATCTTCTTCTTTGGTAGGAGGAAGTTTACCCATGATAGCATTTTTGAAACCGGCGGCCTCAAAAGCCACTTGCCAGTCATCCACACCCTGAATCAGATATTCTCTCCATTTCTTAGGTGTAGCAGGGTCTACATAATAAATAATCGGATTTTCAGGCTCTACCAGCTCATCACTTTCGCCGTTTAACCAGGCGATGTAGGCTTCTTTATCTTTAGGAACCAGTTTCCAGCGGGTGATGTCGCGTATTTGCTTCGCCTTTTGAGCATTATCCGTGTACTTGGTTTTCTGAACACTGAAGAATCCGACTCGCTGATCGTACGAACGAGATCTCATTTCCTCTTCCGGAAGTACAATCATACTATGGTTCAACTCCAGAGAAATAGTTCCGGTAGAAGAGTTTGAAGGAGGATTACTGGCGTCATATGTAATCAGATTCCGCGCTTCAATATTCTTAGGGTAACTGTTGATGTGCTCAATAAAAGTTCGGCTGCCATCAACACGGCGCACCTGATATTCTCGTCTGTCACCGCTATCCAATCCTAAAGATGGGATGTCATCAGTAAACAGGCTGGTGATTTCAACTACGGAACCGGTTGAGTCTTCGTTCAGAGCGGCAATATCAAACGATGCGATAATGGGCTCGAAGTTCGAATTTCTTACCGCTTCATAAATGGGCATCGTATCTGAGGCAACGTTCTCGTAGGAAACGTGGCGCAGCAGAATCTTGTCTTGTTTCTTTTGCCACCGCACGATTTGAGTATTCAGCTTTTCGCCGCCGTAACCCAGGTTATCGGCCGTTTTAGCAATACGACTCACTAATAGCATTTCGCGGTCTAAAAGGTCATCGGGAATTTCGTAATAATATTTGTCGTCAACTTTATGCACATCAAACAGACCTTCGTCTGTTTCGGCATCTTTGGTGATTACATCACTGTATTTCTTCATCCCGTCATCGCTGCCAGGGCCACCACGCATTCCGCGCGTTGGGTTTTCTGAAGAACTTGCGGCTTGTTCTGCTGTTTTACACCCTGCAAATACAAAGGTAAAACTCAGAAGCAATACGGCAAGTTTGGTAAAAGTATTTTTTCCGTAGTTCATGGTTCCTCGTTAGTTCTTAATTGGTAAATAATCAGATAGGTGAAAGTGAGGCTACTTTGCCTGCTAATCAAGTAGTAGCGGGTAATTGATGTGTAAAAATATTAAAAGAACCCTCTCAGCGGAGGTGTTCCACGAACCAACCTTCTGTCCATTCCAGCACTTCAGCAAAAGGTTTGGGGAAATCCTGGTCTTCAAAAGGATGTGCAGCTCCATACGTATGCGTGCCGTTGGCAACCAACCGAAGCTCTTTGTCCCGGGCTTCGCAGGCAATATGCAGTTTTTCTGAGTTGGTATAAGTCACAGCTTCGTCATCCCTGCCATGAATAAAAAGGGTCGGGATTCTCAAATCCTTCACCCGCTCCATCGCTATAACCCGTTCTGCATTATCCACGGAGTCTTCATATACCACTTTCCCGACCTTCATCTTCTGTCCGGTGCGGCTGTTCTCAATTTCAGTATAACCCTGTTCTTCCCAATCTTTTTTCATTTCTTCGGTCCAGCGCTCCCGATAATCAGCCACAGCTGACCATGTGACTAAACACTGTACAGGAGCATATTCAACAGCTGCCGAGATAGCTGTTTGCCCACCACGGGAATGCCCCAACAATCCAATCACATCTGTATTTAGATTGGAGTGGTTATCTGTAATCTCTCCTTTTTGCAGCGCATCAATCACGGTACCTACATCATCAAGGTCCTGTGAAAGTGTTTCCCTTTCGAAAAGCTCCAACTCAGTGAATTCGGTCTTATTGTCACCGATTCCATTGAGTGAAAAATTCATGGCAACTACTCCATACCCGGCCCGTGCCAGTTCTTCGCAAACATCCGGAAATGGTCCCCAGTCTTTGAAACCTTTTAATCCGTGCAGGAAAATAATGACCGGAAAGCTCAGTCCGTTTCTTGAAATAGGTGAATACAAATCATAACGGATCGGCAACCCTTCATTAGATTCTACCTGTCCGGATGAAATCGAAATACTGCTAATCTCCATGTAATATGTGTTTATTTGCCTTTATTAAAGTCTAATGTCTCAAGCTTAACCAATTTTCGCAGGTTATTAATTTCATTTTGGCGAAGATATCTCCATCTCCCCATCGGAACGTCTTTTAGCGTGAGTCCTGCATATTCAATCCGTTTGAGTTTGGTTACTTCTGTTCCGTGAAATTCTACCATGCGGCGAATCAATCGGTTCCGGCCTTCAAAAACTGACATCTCAAAGGTATATGGGTCATCCACAAATTGGGTAATGTTATATCCCTTAGCGATCCCGTCTTCCAGTTCAACACCTTCGAGATACTGTTCAAGCTGCCCTTCCGAAAGAGGATTTTCTGTGGAAACCTGATAGGTTTTTCGAACCTCATAACTGGGGTGCATCAACCGATGTGCCAGGTCGCCATCGTTAGTCAGCACGAGTAACCCGGTGGTGTTTCTGTCCAGCCGGCCCACGGGATATACGCGATAACCGGTGGCATCTTCAATCTGATCCATTACCGTTGTCCGGTCGCGGTCATCGTCTGTTGTAGTAATTACATCTTTGGACTTATGAAGCAGCAGATACACAAACGGTTCCAAACTCAGGTTTTGGCCATCAACCACCACAGAATCTTTACGCCTGACTTTAGTTCCTAACTCTGTA is a genomic window containing:
- a CDS encoding AMP-dependent synthetase/ligase, with amino-acid sequence MKYEPTTILSVVSEGIEKNETGIYSAVKRDGKWIETTIDDFNQMVHDLAMGLYELGVRKGDKVSLHAENSTEWLVIDQAILSLGAVVVPIYTTQPGEQIKYILENSEAKVHFVSNDEVFAETKPLIKGVENVKAIISILGSNHNKLKTFDDILEIGHKKGEEDPNLFDKLRSDVQPDDLATLIYTSGTTGVPKGVMLTHNNIAGNALASHEIFPFDPKEHDEPKVLSYLPLAHMFERTASYIYAYVGVPPYYIDEVEEIRDDFQTVKPIYMVTVPRLLEKIVTGIKVKGQEFSGLKKQLYYWAVNLAEEYDPEDPPASWKWKIADKLVYAKIREMFGGNLVGLNVGGAALSPNIARFMNGIGIYCGLGYGLTETSPVLTGPPVGELRIGSSGKPLVDVELKIAEDGEILAKGPNIMKGYYKMPEKTEEAIDKDGWFHTGDIGHIDEDGWLFVTDRKKSLFKLSTGKYVAPQPIENALVNSGFIEQAVVVGSEHKFCGALIVPNWENMKKRFKSTGHDFPEDNPTENKYVIKRIQKEIDKVNEELSKWEKVKKFKLLKDQFTIDDGEITPTLKIKRNVINEKYKEQIDSIYAEEEEES
- a CDS encoding hotdog fold thioesterase encodes the protein MFIQEDLKKKAEIYFNFSHKHMGHALGMEFEHVAKDKMVATMPVNENSVQPFGVLHGGASVALAETLCSVGGWFQLEDSSQTVVGVEINANHIRSVKMGGKVTGTAKPVHIGRKIQVWECELRDEREKLVCSSRCTLAVINRPDS
- a CDS encoding ecdysteroid 22-kinase family protein translates to MNESFKTFILECTGATSISDEVVIQELWSGYGKILRIHLEGAQVSSVVVKHVQTEKSQQHPRGWNTDIGHQRKLKSYEVETTWYEQYSHQSKARLPRCLAINHKEHEVLMVLEDLNASGYPLRKTSVSWQEITPILKWLADFHGSFLGMVPEGLWDQGTYWHLETRPQELEALSDERLKKAASIIDQKLKACRFKTFVHGDAKLANFCFSERGEVAAVDFQYVGGGCGMKDLAYFIGSCLDEEDCEALEEQILDTYFSYLQQSTGEQNPDLEKEWRPLYRVAWADFHRFLKGWSPEHWKINSYSERVTNEVINTLLDEPVTS
- a CDS encoding 3'(2'),5'-bisphosphate nucleotidase CysQ family protein, whose protein sequence is MNLLPLKETAMEAALAAGRIIKSYLDTTIDVKVKPDGGSNYASQIVTKVDKECEDEILSYLLPTCEEHDIALLTEETEDDGSRFEKDYFWCVDPIDGTLALSRKIPDFSVSIALVSRGGTPVIGVIYDPSTETMYHAAKGHRVFKNDKLWKRPKPNNYLTHITDKPLTKTPRPDELMRHLYHKVGELNLSGLKVIQGGGSVLNAIKVVQHTPANMIKHPKKEIGGGSLWDFAATACIFHELGFRATNFNGDPLDLNRKDSTFMHHEGIYYECVEYLAGL
- a CDS encoding sodium:solute symporter translates to MSWIDWSVLIAFLGYTVWDGTRQGKDASTIEGYLLANRSMPWWAAGLSVMATQASAITFIGTTGIAYVEDMRFVQTYLAIPFAMIFICMFLVPFFNKMQNFTAYEVLEERFGLKTRLTTAGLFLISRGLALGVVIAAPSYVLSLLLGLPLNVTIIIIGVIATAYTTVGGIAGVINTDVKQMAIMMFGLIFSFGLIWVNLPEEVNFNDALYLAGSLDKLTALDLNFDLSEKYNVWSGVIAAFFLMASYFGTDQTQVQRYLTTDSVKNARKSLLLTAYAKVPMQFFILLLGVMLYVFFIFNPAPASFRATEPVAETQEYQLAEERILKEYQLAHIAREGAALEAVQNRNPGTQQAFVNADKEMNEARQADLALQAEIQQADVNDTNYIFPYFILNHVPIGIIGLIVGGIFAAALSSIDSELNALTTVSIVDWYQRLKGDVHTEAHYVKSSRGVTFMWGAIATVSALLLGETKSIIELVNQIGSYFYGSILGVFVLLLWVKRATGTGALVGLISGMLSVFAFDRLFYNATTADYSFIFPWNEVPDGYAKAIEFLWLNPVGTAVVVLVGFLVSIAFKNR
- a CDS encoding YdeI/OmpD-associated family protein yields the protein MNPEVDWFFEKDTQWKQEYERLRMLILECGLTEELKWGCPCYTVNKNNVVLIHGFKDYCALLFHKGVLLKDPEDILIQQTKNVQSARQLRFTNVEEIIDTEHIIQAYVNEAVEVEKSGKEVKMKKTSEFDVPEEFQSKLDEDPALEKAFESLTPGRQRGYLLHFSGAKQSKTRKRRVEKAIPDILEGKGLHD
- a CDS encoding YdeI/OmpD-associated family protein, which produces MNPEVDQYLDIGCGRCPLGGTPDCKVQDWQEELKQLRLIILESGLTEEVKWSVPCYTFEGSNVLILSAFKNYCSVSFFKGSLLQDQNKILVKPGKNSQAARLFKFTNVEQINESENTIKEYIREAIEIENSGKKVKFKKNPEPIPEELQAKFDEDPILKESFEALTPGRQRGYIIHFSGAKQSSTRQRRIEKYIPKIMEGKGFHD
- a CDS encoding sterol desaturase family protein — protein: MESLIEFFEDVPTVFRAGMLVGGIFLFWIIEGVFPLFEFGYKKVRHAAINLVLNGFFVVIGLGFAGLLVWSSNYVTTNEFGVLQWVEMPVWAQAIVGVMLLDFFGAYLIHWIEHKVVFMWKFHLVHHSDTTVDVTTGLRHHPGEAVFRMVFTIIGVIVVGAPIWIVFLYQSISALFAHLTHANINMPRKIDRALSWVFITPLMHKVHHHYTQPLTDTNYGNIFAVWDRMFGTFAQVDEMTELKYGIDTHMDPAENDNLGNLLKIPFQTYRPPVGSKFGDEADIRESDND